A single Botrytis cinerea B05.10 chromosome 1, complete sequence DNA region contains:
- the Bcarr3 gene encoding Bcarr3, protein MTKVLASEDIVSPESTNQFPRSSSDVPSHSIDIEKNSHLQDPSEPQNGFQTDHQKTSLFKSLGWLDRLLALWIFLAMAIGILLGNFVPNVGTALQKGEFVGVSVPIAVCLLAMMYPILCKVKFETLHLVFQKKDIWVQIGFSLVVNWIVAPLLMLALAWAFLPDKEELRSGLILVGIARCIAMVLIWTGLAGGSTSYCAILVAINSLLQMVLFAPLSVLFISVISGAEGPAEFSYSTIASSVAVFLGIPLAAAILTRFLLRRLTSPSWYDTVFLKYLSPLSLLGLLATILILFASQGQHVIQQIVSVVRVAAPLVVYFAIIFFLTLFVCARMGFGYKVATTQSFTAASNNFELAIAVAVATYGADSEQALAATVGPLIEVPVLLGLVYVVRWIGERRGWKD, encoded by the exons ATGACTAAAGTCCTTGCCTCCGAAGATATCGTCTCTCCAGAATCTACCAACCAGTTCCCAAGATCTTCCTCGGATGTCCCATCTCACTCTATAGATATTGAGAAGAACTCCCACCTCCAAGATCCATCTGAACCTCAAAATGGTTTCCAGACAGATCACCAAAAGACTTCCCTTTTTAAAAGTTTGGGATGGCTTGATCGGCTCCTAGCTTTATGGATCTTCCTCGCTATGGCCATTGGTATCTTGCTGGGAAACTTTGTGCCTAATGTCGGGACTGCATTGCAAAAGGGAGAGTTTGTGGGTGTTAGTGTGCCGATTG CTGTGTGTTTGTTGGCAATGATGTATCCCATTCTTTGCAAGGTCAAATTCGAAACCCTGCATCTTGTCTTTCAGAAGAAGGATATTTGGGTTCAGATCGGATTTAGTTTGGTCGTTAATTGGATTGTTGCACCGTTGTTGATG ttgGCTCTAGCATGGGCCTTCCTCCCCGACAAAGAAGAGCTTCGATCCGGTCTGATACTTGTGGGAATAGCTCGCTGTATTGCCATG GTGTTAATATGGACCGGCCTAGCCGGCGGCTCAACTTCCTACTGCGCTATCCTCGTGGCCATAAACAGTCTATTGCAAATGGTTCTCTTCGCTCCCCTCTCCGTGCTTTTCATCTCCGTCATATCCGGCGCCGAAGGTCCTGCCGAATTCTCCTACTCAACCATCGCCTCCAGCGTAGCAGTCTTCCTCGGAATTCCTCTCGCAGCCGCTATCCTCACACGTTTTCTCCTCCGCCGCCTCACATCTCCCTCCTGGTACGACACTGTATTCCTCAAATACCTCTCGCCCCTCTCTCTGCTAGGTCTCCTAGCCACTATCTTGATCCTTTTCGCAAGTCAGGGTCAACATGTTATCCAGCAGATCGTTTCGGTCGTACGAGTTGCAGCTCCTCTAGTCGTCTATTTTGCGattatcttcttcttgactTTATTTGTGTGTGCCAGAATGGGTTTCGGATACAAGGTTGCCACGACGCAGAGTTTCACAGCGGCAAGCAATAATTTCGAGTTGGCCATTGCTGTGGCGGTTGCGACATATGGTGCGGATAGTGAACAGGCGTTGGCTGCTACGGTTGGTCCGT TGATTGAGGTGCCAGTATTGCTGGGGTTGGTATATGTGGTAAGGtggattggagagagaaggggATGGAAAGATTAG
- the Bcpre4 gene encoding Bcpre4: protein MNHLPQAWGRPRDDVYGAYDASYLQQNGPNQHTQSPIVTGTSVVALKFKDGVVIAADNLASYGSLARFTDVKRLRKFADTSVVGFGGDVSDMQYLDRLLQSLDTEEAYGASGHTLNAHNLHKYLSKVLYKRRSDFNPLWNTLLVAGLDEHDKPFLASADLLGTTFSSPSLATGFGAHLAQPLLRKVAPDEEAAAKLTKEAALEAVKESMKVLFYRDARSMDKYSIAVITKEGIDLKENEELEKQSWAFAEQIRGYGTQVN, encoded by the exons ATGAATCACCTTCCACAAGCTTGGGGCCGT CCTAGAGATGATGTTTATGGCGCCTATGATGcttcatatcttcaacaaaacGGACCAAATCAACACACTCAATCGCCCATCGTCACTGGTACATCGGTTGTGGCGTTAAAGTTTAAAGACGGTGTCGTAATCGCAGCAGATAACTTGG CATCATATGGTTCTCTCGCACGATTCACAGACGTAAAACGTCTTCGAAAGTTCGCAGATACATCCgttgttggatttggtggcGACGTATCAGATATGCAATACTTGGATCGACTTCTCCAGTCCCTCGATACCGAAGAAGCATACGGCGCATCAGGTCACACCCTCAATGCTCATAACCTCCACAAATACCTCTCGAAAGTCCTTTACAAGCGTCGATCCGACTTCAATCCTCTATGGAACACCTTACTGGTTGCAGGATTGGATGAACATGATAAACCTTTCTTGGCGAGCGCCGATTTATTGGGAACCacattctcttctccaagTTTGGCTACTGGATTCGGTGCACATTTGGCCCAGCCGTTGTTAAGAAAGGTTGCACCAGATGAGGAGGCTGCTGCAAAGTTGACCAAAGAAGCGGCTTTAGAGGCAGTTAAAGAGAGCATGAAGGTCTTGTTTTACAGAGACGCTAGGAGTATGGACAAGTATTCGATTGCGGTTATTACAAAGGAAGGTATCGATTTGAAGGAGAAcgaggaattggagaaacAAAGTTGGGCTTTTG CTGAACAAATTCGGGGATACGGGACCCAGGTCAACTAA